The Sulfurospirillum halorespirans DSM 13726 genome has a window encoding:
- the dmeF gene encoding CDF family Co(II)/Ni(II) efflux transporter DmeF, whose amino-acid sequence MNTLESLKSLAHSHNFDTSNPISQKNTLYATLLTFTMMVFEIVGGLYFNSMALLADGWHMSSHALALGMAFTAYVMATKYAQDFRFNFGTYKIEVLGGYTSAILLLVVAFFMAYHSIERLFNPVQIAYQEAIAIAVLGLIVNLVCAWLLKDDDHHHHGHDHHGHDHHGHDHHEHHHRHDMNLKAAYLHVLADALTSVLAIVALLGGMLWGANWLDPVMGIVGSVLVFIWAVGLIKQSGKILLDATMDEPIVQEIIDVINALEEKISIKDLHVWQVGKGKYGCILTLCAQTPLSIEQVKHGLSIHEELVHVSIELA is encoded by the coding sequence ATGAACACGCTAGAATCGCTCAAAAGTCTTGCACATTCGCACAATTTCGATACGTCAAATCCGATTTCCCAGAAAAACACGCTTTATGCCACGCTTTTGACGTTTACGATGATGGTCTTTGAAATCGTCGGCGGCCTTTATTTTAACTCGATGGCACTTTTAGCGGACGGATGGCATATGAGTTCGCATGCCTTAGCACTCGGTATGGCATTTACGGCATATGTTATGGCAACTAAATACGCACAAGATTTTCGCTTCAATTTCGGAACGTATAAAATAGAAGTGCTAGGCGGTTATACCAGTGCGATTTTATTGCTAGTCGTCGCTTTTTTTATGGCGTACCATTCGATCGAACGTCTTTTCAATCCGGTGCAAATTGCCTATCAAGAAGCGATCGCCATAGCTGTTCTCGGATTGATCGTCAATCTTGTATGCGCATGGCTGCTCAAAGACGACGATCATCATCACCACGGACACGATCACCACGGACACGATCACCACGGACACGATCACCATGAACATCATCACCGTCACGATATGAACCTTAAAGCCGCCTACCTTCACGTTCTCGCCGATGCCTTGACGTCGGTTTTGGCGATTGTCGCACTTTTAGGCGGCATGCTATGGGGTGCAAATTGGCTTGATCCGGTGATGGGAATCGTCGGTTCGGTCTTGGTTTTCATATGGGCGGTAGGGCTCATCAAACAATCGGGGAAAATACTCTTAGACGCAACGATGGACGAACCGATTGTTCAAGAAATCATCGACGTTATCAATGCTTTGGAAGAAAAAATCTCGATTAAAGATTTACATGTATGGCAAGTCGGCAAAGGCAAATACGGCTGCATTCTCACACTGTGCGCTCAAACACCCCTGAGCATCGAGCAGGTCAAACACGGACTTTCCATTCATGAAGAGTTGGTACACGTATCGATCGAACTCGCATAA
- a CDS encoding PepSY-associated TM helix domain-containing protein — protein sequence MNEINASKLWKQRLLRLHAALGMVVSLVMYISVFFGIFAIFLPYLQVWEKPSRHIERTDVTQIEYKTMLNQVLEDPNFPKNNLLITLPGTKGETALSISHRFSAPLFFNPFSGEKIQDEGAQSHLAGFLNKLHYGKVLDFDKELFGVAFSFLGRLLFGFMAVGVMSIVISGVILIIIFSYKNKPKTPQALFSRLHVKIFTWVFPIFLLITLSGAFMNLSLLSSIPMAKLASGGKESRIDAIIGPVLFPKEEARIASGETAPMLPIKTLITKAQTLNPQINFQQLKLVNWNATNAQIELKGYDITKPFLNGGAFNKPSLTLSAVDGSLISEQKALDRSWSVFFAEATFFLHFLAGVDIISRTLVALVMVASALAIGFGVMLWLEKQAKKFDERIPFYHWMAKFSLSIMVGVIPATGVLFVLQWLLPFDLSDRLLWQKGLFYNAWLATLFWAFYRFNTYQAAKEFLALGGVLFIGSVLLHWFMLGFFPFSPILGVDIWLLLLGCALLWSARKLPCQPEAIQSFWIKKEERA from the coding sequence ATGAATGAGATTAACGCATCTAAATTATGGAAACAACGCCTTTTAAGGCTTCATGCCGCACTTGGTATGGTTGTTTCGCTGGTCATGTACATCAGCGTTTTCTTTGGCATTTTTGCCATTTTTTTGCCGTACCTTCAAGTGTGGGAAAAGCCATCGCGTCATATTGAGAGGACAGATGTGACGCAGATTGAGTATAAAACAATGCTCAATCAGGTTTTAGAAGACCCCAACTTTCCTAAAAATAACCTGCTTATCACACTTCCTGGAACAAAAGGGGAAACGGCTTTGAGCATTTCACACCGTTTTAGTGCCCCACTTTTTTTCAATCCTTTTAGTGGTGAAAAGATTCAGGATGAAGGAGCGCAATCGCATCTTGCAGGCTTTTTAAATAAACTCCATTACGGCAAAGTGCTGGATTTTGATAAAGAGCTTTTTGGAGTCGCCTTTAGCTTTTTGGGGCGTTTACTCTTTGGTTTTATGGCTGTGGGTGTGATGAGCATCGTCATTTCAGGCGTTATTTTGATCATTATCTTCTCCTACAAGAACAAACCCAAAACGCCGCAAGCACTTTTTTCACGTTTACATGTAAAGATTTTTACGTGGGTTTTTCCTATCTTTTTACTGATTACACTCAGCGGTGCTTTTATGAACCTTTCACTTTTAAGCTCCATTCCTATGGCAAAATTGGCAAGTGGTGGCAAAGAGAGCCGCATCGATGCGATCATCGGTCCCGTGCTTTTTCCTAAAGAAGAGGCGCGTATCGCTTCTGGTGAAACAGCACCGATGCTACCGATTAAGACATTAATCACAAAAGCGCAAACCCTCAATCCGCAGATCAACTTTCAGCAATTAAAGCTGGTCAACTGGAACGCTACAAATGCCCAGATCGAGCTCAAAGGGTACGATATTACCAAGCCTTTTCTAAATGGTGGTGCGTTTAACAAGCCTAGTCTAACCCTCAGTGCGGTCGATGGCTCGCTTATCTCTGAGCAAAAAGCACTGGATCGTTCGTGGAGTGTTTTCTTTGCGGAAGCGACCTTCTTTCTTCATTTTTTAGCAGGCGTGGATATTATCAGCCGAACGTTAGTGGCCTTAGTGATGGTCGCATCTGCTCTGGCAATCGGTTTTGGCGTGATGCTGTGGCTTGAAAAACAGGCGAAAAAGTTTGATGAGCGCATTCCTTTTTATCATTGGATGGCAAAATTCTCTTTAAGCATCATGGTCGGCGTCATTCCCGCCACGGGTGTGCTTTTCGTGTTGCAGTGGCTTTTACCGTTTGATCTGAGTGATCGGCTTTTATGGCAAAAAGGACTCTTTTACAATGCGTGGCTCGCAACGCTTTTCTGGGCGTTTTACCGCTTCAACACCTACCAAGCTGCCAAAGAGTTTTTAGCCTTGGGAGGTGTGTTGTTTATCGGCTCAGTTTTACTGCACTGGTTTATGCTAGGATTTTTCCCTTTTAGCCCTATTTTAGGGGTCGATATTTGGCTTTTGTTGTTGGGATGCGCGCTGCTTTGGAGTGCACGAAAACTACCGTGTCAGCCTGAAGCAATACAATCGTTTTGGATTAAAAAAGAGGAGAGAGCATGA
- a CDS encoding TonB-dependent receptor: MLDKKLWKMSLAVCLLLPSLAFSENTTTVELSEVTVTGEKIERSLQETTTAVSVFKGDTIDASQTKSAYDVAAQVPNMINNPSDLPVIRGVSGAGPASGMHAFISGARPRISTSVDGLSESWSGQRYLDIGAWDIEQIEVLRGPQSTTQGRNSIGGAVVINTKDPTFEPEGAVRVGYENEDDKALLAAMISGPIVEDELALRLAAQGVYGHGFINYTGASTPWDASEIKQGSVRGKMLWIPKDIEGLIVKTTVSHRSQEGEYMNEISNPDISLFQDVVTSSNPVRYTDTTTTTVSVDVEYAINDDLKLYTLLGHSDYQASFEQATLVMPLDLDEKSNTLETRLVHDPKGGLLTSMVGLYFYNRTQDIATDGITLLSGDDEIKTAALFAEESLHVSDSLDVIFGGRVEREQQERDVSYQRGANMASTDTDTAETIFLPKVGINYKLTPEHNLGFTIRKGYTPGGGSIYVSAVPYTYYEFDKEEVWTYEATTRSLMLNKSLTLNTNLFYNDYDGYQGLLSNRITNIPEGKSYGFEAEASYRLSSNLELHGGFGLLRSEITETPTGTSYKGNEFNYAPHFTGNVGFTQHFGGGLFFGSDLSYVGEYYSGIDNNEAYTAGKYTLVNANFGYETKSYTIRTYVKNTLDEDVLYSYRGTNLQVGQPRTFGVTFDYRF; encoded by the coding sequence ATGTTAGACAAAAAATTATGGAAAATGAGTTTGGCTGTATGTTTACTGCTACCGTCACTTGCATTTTCAGAAAACACTACCACGGTGGAACTCTCAGAAGTAACCGTTACGGGCGAAAAAATTGAGCGTTCTTTGCAAGAGACAACAACCGCAGTCAGTGTTTTCAAGGGCGATACCATTGATGCTTCACAAACAAAATCGGCGTACGATGTAGCGGCGCAAGTACCCAATATGATCAATAATCCCTCAGATCTTCCCGTCATTCGTGGTGTCAGTGGCGCAGGCCCTGCATCGGGAATGCACGCGTTTATCTCGGGGGCGCGTCCACGCATTAGTACGAGTGTGGATGGTTTGAGTGAGAGTTGGAGCGGACAGCGTTATTTGGACATTGGCGCTTGGGATATTGAACAGATCGAAGTGCTTCGTGGCCCTCAATCGACCACACAAGGACGCAATAGCATCGGTGGTGCGGTTGTCATCAATACCAAAGATCCGACGTTTGAGCCTGAGGGTGCTGTGCGCGTTGGTTATGAAAACGAAGATGACAAAGCGCTGCTTGCCGCGATGATCTCAGGTCCCATCGTAGAGGATGAATTAGCCTTACGACTGGCTGCGCAGGGCGTTTACGGACATGGATTTATCAATTACACAGGCGCGAGTACCCCTTGGGATGCTTCGGAGATTAAGCAAGGCAGTGTGCGGGGAAAAATGCTTTGGATTCCTAAAGATATTGAAGGGTTGATCGTTAAGACGACCGTATCGCATCGCAGCCAAGAGGGCGAATATATGAATGAAATCAGTAACCCTGATATTTCATTATTCCAAGATGTCGTCACATCTTCCAACCCTGTGCGCTACACCGATACCACCACCACAACCGTAAGTGTCGATGTCGAATACGCGATCAATGATGATCTAAAACTCTATACGCTACTCGGTCATAGCGATTATCAAGCCTCGTTTGAACAAGCAACACTCGTGATGCCTTTGGATCTGGATGAAAAGAGCAATACCCTTGAAACGCGTTTGGTGCATGACCCCAAAGGTGGGTTGTTGACGAGCATGGTGGGGCTTTATTTTTACAACCGTACGCAAGATATTGCAACCGATGGTATCACACTGTTGAGTGGTGATGATGAGATCAAAACGGCCGCTTTATTTGCTGAAGAGTCTTTACATGTAAGCGATTCTTTAGATGTAATTTTTGGTGGACGTGTTGAGAGAGAGCAACAAGAAAGAGACGTTTCGTATCAAAGAGGGGCCAATATGGCCTCCACCGATACCGATACGGCTGAAACGATTTTCCTGCCAAAAGTAGGCATTAACTACAAACTTACTCCAGAGCACAATTTAGGGTTTACGATTCGCAAAGGCTACACGCCCGGTGGTGGTTCCATTTATGTGAGCGCGGTGCCTTATACGTACTATGAGTTTGATAAAGAAGAGGTGTGGACGTATGAAGCGACAACGCGCTCGTTAATGCTCAATAAAAGTCTAACGCTCAATACCAACCTTTTTTACAACGATTATGATGGCTACCAAGGCTTGTTAAGTAATCGTATTACCAACATTCCTGAGGGTAAAAGTTACGGTTTTGAAGCCGAAGCAAGTTACCGTTTGAGCTCAAATTTGGAGCTACACGGCGGGTTTGGTCTTTTACGATCTGAAATCACCGAAACGCCAACAGGTACGAGTTATAAAGGAAATGAGTTCAATTACGCGCCTCATTTTACGGGCAATGTTGGTTTTACCCAACACTTTGGCGGAGGCTTATTCTTTGGAAGCGACCTCTCGTATGTGGGTGAATACTACTCAGGCATCGATAACAACGAAGCCTACACCGCAGGCAAATATACGCTGGTCAATGCCAATTTTGGCTATGAAACCAAAAGCTATACAATTCGTACCTACGTCAAAAATACGTTGGATGAAGACGTGCTTTATTCATATCGAGGAACCAATTTACAAGTGGGTCAACCGCGCACCTTTGGCGTGACGTTTGATTACCGATTTTAA
- a CDS encoding helix-turn-helix transcriptional regulator, giving the protein MSESSVLRINAYDLLQIAQTKQYPFSRENFLAKVKPELGDGTFIWYNLGNGVAAYTYAYVLHQDTITSLSSDISGAVLVFNLGDDFTHVFKNKTQYLIKKNSFFIGFSSHAFCMEMQMQKDKHYRTITIGIKEELLFHLISNYQEVYTKMAEETQQNGYAVLEGGEIDLRQLEILKAFDEHAMDENLLNVLYLEAHIMYLAHYTIERMMSTMHKIADFSLDIKTIHSLEKARHIILHEYDKELSIKQIAYRSAINECYLKKDFKAYYGMTVYEMLQKQRLDVAKTLLQNNMSVKEAAFKVGYKHTGNFSKRFVEHFGISPSIYRKQLL; this is encoded by the coding sequence GTGAGCGAAAGTTCTGTTTTACGTATCAATGCTTATGATCTGTTGCAGATCGCTCAAACGAAGCAGTACCCTTTTTCGCGTGAAAATTTTTTGGCAAAGGTCAAACCCGAACTGGGGGATGGGACGTTTATTTGGTATAACCTTGGAAACGGTGTGGCGGCGTACACGTACGCGTATGTTTTGCATCAAGATACGATAACGTCGCTCTCTTCGGATATTTCTGGGGCGGTGTTGGTGTTCAACCTTGGCGATGACTTTACGCACGTGTTTAAAAATAAGACACAATACCTCATCAAGAAAAACAGCTTTTTTATCGGTTTTTCGTCCCATGCGTTTTGTATGGAGATGCAGATGCAAAAAGACAAGCACTACCGTACGATTACGATTGGCATCAAAGAAGAGCTGCTGTTTCATCTCATCTCAAATTATCAAGAGGTGTACACAAAGATGGCTGAGGAGACGCAACAGAATGGTTATGCTGTTTTAGAAGGTGGTGAGATTGATCTAAGACAACTGGAGATTTTAAAGGCGTTTGATGAACACGCAATGGATGAAAATCTCTTGAATGTGCTCTATTTGGAGGCGCATATTATGTATTTGGCGCATTATACGATTGAGCGTATGATGAGTACGATGCACAAGATTGCCGATTTTTCGTTGGATATTAAAACGATTCATTCCCTTGAAAAAGCGAGACATATCATCTTGCACGAGTACGATAAAGAGCTTTCGATCAAACAGATTGCCTATCGTTCGGCGATTAATGAGTGCTATCTCAAAAAAGATTTTAAAGCGTATTACGGCATGACCGTGTATGAGATGCTTCAAAAACAGCGCTTGGATGTGGCAAAGACTTTACTGCAAAACAATATGAGCGTGAAAGAGGCGGCGTTTAAAGTCGGTTACAAACACACGGGCAATTTTAGCAAACGTTTTGTGGAGCATTTTGGCATATCGCCGAGCATTTATCGCAAACAACTCTTGTAA
- a CDS encoding mechanosensitive ion channel family protein produces the protein MTINLLLDYTIMGNPLLDYCIAFGFFTLGSLSVFIFKYYILTKLKLWINAIPTNVSGLIISVIETYFIPVFYFSIFYLSLKFLVLSSKFEHILDVMIFVVLTMFSVRIVIAIAHYSLQRYLQTSVDSIQKKDQLKGISGLVSFAIWMIAIMFLLDNLGVKISAVVAGLGIGGIAVALAAQAVLGDLFSYFVIFFDKPFESGDFIMVGDKIGVVEHIGIKTTRIRALSGEQLVFSNTDLTNSRVHNYKRMERRRVVFSLGVTYQIAPEQLKKITTIVKEIITMIDTTTYDRGHFASYGDSSLNFEFVYYVNSDDYTIYMDIQESINMAIFEAFGKEGIEFAYPTHTLFIRKNTEEV, from the coding sequence ATGACGATCAATTTACTCTTAGATTATACGATTATGGGCAATCCGCTTTTGGACTATTGCATTGCTTTTGGGTTTTTTACTTTAGGCTCTTTGTCTGTTTTTATCTTTAAATATTACATTTTGACAAAGCTAAAACTATGGATTAATGCGATTCCCACAAACGTGAGTGGTTTAATCATCAGTGTCATCGAGACGTATTTTATTCCTGTTTTTTACTTTTCTATCTTTTATCTATCGCTCAAATTTCTTGTATTGTCCTCAAAATTTGAACATATCCTTGATGTGATGATCTTTGTGGTACTGACCATGTTCTCTGTTCGTATTGTGATTGCTATTGCTCATTATAGTTTGCAACGCTATTTACAAACATCGGTTGATTCGATCCAAAAGAAAGATCAACTCAAAGGGATTAGTGGGCTGGTGAGTTTTGCTATTTGGATGATTGCCATCATGTTTCTCCTTGATAATCTTGGGGTAAAAATATCCGCCGTGGTGGCAGGTCTTGGCATTGGTGGTATTGCCGTTGCGCTAGCCGCTCAAGCTGTTCTTGGGGATCTTTTTAGCTATTTTGTCATTTTCTTTGATAAACCGTTTGAGTCGGGTGATTTTATCATGGTTGGCGATAAAATAGGGGTTGTGGAGCATATTGGTATCAAAACGACCCGTATTCGAGCACTCAGTGGCGAGCAACTTGTCTTTTCCAATACCGATTTGACCAATTCCCGCGTGCATAATTATAAAAGAATGGAAAGGCGAAGGGTTGTATTTTCCTTAGGTGTGACGTATCAGATTGCACCAGAACAGCTCAAAAAAATCACGACCATCGTCAAAGAGATTATTACCATGATCGATACGACAACGTATGATCGGGGGCATTTTGCAAGCTATGGCGATTCAAGTTTGAATTTTGAATTTGTGTACTACGTCAATAGCGATGATTACACGATCTATATGGATATTCAAGAGTCGATTAATATGGCAATATTTGAAGCTTTTGGTAAAGAAGGGATCGAATTTGCCTACCCAACACACACACTTTTTATCCGTAAAAATACAGAAGAAGTGTGA
- the ggpS gene encoding glucosylglycerol-phosphate synthase, with the protein MLKKLLSSSLHSNSSVVLATDLDGTLLAGPLPARRHLRELFSGNIPYAKLVFVTGRGLESILPVLNDPMVPRPDYIIADVGATVVYGDTLLPVFPLQQEISDLWPGTQSVVDALESFSYLERQSVPQERRCSFLVHEAMIDDALRAVVASLGCELLFSARKYLDVLPKGVGKGATLRKLCAHLEFAHETVVTAGDTMNDLSMFQEGFSSIVVGGAEPALVHAVRDDKGVYLSSGEGCAGIIEGLAHYQFLKSEKPSVVHEEGTSDLVMVYHRLPFDELANGERRKPKSPNGIMPTLLNFFSSGVEGSWVAWSQQSSRTPSNFEVHVDVDVEKYPKLKAARIPLLAKDVDLFYKKFSKEAFWPIIFSFPDKAEFKQEHWEHYLEINEIFAKQAALEASKGALVWIHDYNLWMVPAFLRMLRPDLKIAFFHHTTFPPSNIFNIIPWRREIIGSLLQCDYIGFHIPRYVENFVDVVRSYAPTKILSQLPCAPRFMTYGCALGVDLMSDEIEVLGKRVRLGAHPVGIDCAQIDHLLHKTTLHHKIEDIRAQFLGKRVILSLERLDYVKGALEKLVAFETLLEKHPEFVGKLVLLNFVTPAAPGMEVYEALRVEVDTLVGRINGRFSTLDWTPVRYFYRSIPYEEVIAYYAMADVAWITPLRDGLNLVAKEYVATQGHLGGNGVLVLSEFAGAAVELHGALLTNPYDAKSMEEVLYLALTLGEDDRTYRMMRMNAIVRSNDVHTWGEGFMRAVIPDRTIT; encoded by the coding sequence ATGCTTAAAAAATTACTTTCTTCTTCTTTACATTCAAACTCAAGCGTTGTTCTAGCAACGGATTTGGATGGTACTTTACTCGCAGGTCCACTGCCAGCACGACGGCATTTACGTGAACTTTTTAGCGGAAATATTCCTTATGCTAAACTTGTTTTTGTCACAGGACGAGGCTTAGAGTCGATTTTGCCTGTTTTAAATGACCCGATGGTTCCCAGACCTGATTATATTATCGCGGATGTGGGGGCGACGGTGGTTTATGGTGATACGTTGTTGCCTGTTTTTCCGTTGCAACAAGAGATTTCCGATCTTTGGCCTGGCACGCAATCGGTGGTAGATGCACTGGAATCTTTTTCCTATTTAGAGCGCCAAAGTGTTCCACAGGAGCGTCGGTGCTCGTTTTTGGTGCATGAAGCGATGATTGATGATGCGCTAAGAGCTGTTGTTGCCTCTTTGGGGTGTGAGCTTCTTTTCTCCGCACGAAAATACCTTGATGTTTTACCTAAAGGCGTTGGCAAAGGTGCGACCTTGCGGAAGCTGTGTGCGCATCTTGAATTTGCTCACGAAACGGTTGTGACCGCGGGTGACACGATGAATGATTTGTCGATGTTTCAAGAAGGCTTCTCTAGCATCGTTGTGGGAGGAGCAGAGCCAGCCCTTGTGCACGCAGTTCGTGATGACAAAGGAGTTTATCTTTCATCGGGCGAGGGGTGTGCGGGGATTATTGAGGGGCTTGCGCATTATCAGTTTTTGAAAAGTGAGAAGCCAAGCGTGGTGCATGAAGAGGGAACGTCGGATTTGGTCATGGTGTACCATCGGTTGCCCTTTGATGAGTTGGCAAATGGAGAGAGGAGAAAACCTAAAAGTCCCAATGGCATTATGCCAACACTGTTAAATTTTTTCTCCTCAGGCGTTGAGGGCTCATGGGTTGCGTGGTCGCAACAAAGCTCACGCACACCTTCAAACTTTGAAGTGCATGTTGATGTTGATGTGGAAAAATACCCCAAATTAAAAGCCGCGCGCATTCCTCTTTTAGCCAAAGATGTGGATCTGTTTTATAAGAAGTTTTCCAAAGAGGCATTTTGGCCCATCATTTTTTCCTTTCCCGATAAGGCTGAATTTAAGCAAGAACACTGGGAACATTACCTTGAAATTAATGAAATTTTTGCCAAACAAGCCGCACTGGAAGCATCAAAAGGCGCTTTGGTTTGGATTCATGATTATAATTTATGGATGGTGCCTGCGTTTTTGCGCATGTTACGACCCGATCTGAAAATCGCCTTTTTTCACCACACAACCTTTCCACCTTCCAATATTTTCAATATCATTCCGTGGCGTCGTGAGATCATCGGAAGTCTGTTGCAGTGCGATTATATAGGCTTTCACATTCCTCGTTATGTGGAAAATTTTGTCGATGTCGTGCGCAGTTATGCCCCGACAAAAATTCTTTCCCAACTCCCTTGTGCTCCACGGTTTATGACCTATGGTTGCGCGCTTGGTGTGGATTTGATGAGCGATGAGATTGAGGTTTTAGGAAAGAGGGTGAGGTTGGGTGCGCATCCTGTTGGGATTGATTGTGCGCAGATTGATCATTTGCTTCACAAAACGACATTGCACCATAAAATAGAAGATATTCGCGCTCAATTTTTGGGTAAACGTGTCATTCTCTCATTGGAGCGACTGGACTACGTCAAAGGTGCGCTTGAAAAACTTGTGGCGTTTGAGACGTTACTTGAAAAGCACCCTGAATTTGTTGGAAAGTTGGTTTTGCTCAATTTTGTCACCCCAGCAGCGCCTGGTATGGAAGTGTACGAGGCACTTCGAGTCGAAGTTGACACCTTAGTTGGGCGCATTAACGGTCGCTTTTCGACGCTGGATTGGACGCCTGTGCGTTATTTTTACCGCTCTATTCCTTATGAAGAGGTGATTGCGTATTATGCTATGGCGGATGTTGCGTGGATTACCCCGTTACGCGATGGACTGAACCTTGTCGCCAAAGAGTATGTGGCAACACAAGGGCATTTAGGGGGCAATGGCGTGCTTGTTCTCTCTGAGTTTGCAGGAGCTGCGGTTGAACTTCATGGCGCATTATTGACTAATCCTTACGATGCGAAAAGTATGGAAGAGGTGCTCTATCTTGCCTTAACATTAGGCGAAGATGATCGGACGTACCGAATGATGCGTATGAATGCGATTGTGCGCAGTAACGATGTTCACACATGGGGCGAAGGATTTATGCGTGCGGTGATTCCTGATCGTACGATAACATGA
- a CDS encoding nucleotidyltransferase family protein, producing MKNNYLPEGFVIEGLFGSYARDEADETSDIDIFIEAKPSFVERYGIKSIELIEEIKKEMSSVFGISIDLADKTGMGKTAQKFIIDRTIYV from the coding sequence ATGAAAAATAATTATTTACCTGAAGGCTTTGTTATAGAGGGCTTATTTGGCTCTTACGCTCGTGATGAAGCCGATGAGACAAGTGACATTGACATTTTCATCGAAGCCAAACCCTCCTTTGTCGAACGCTACGGCATTAAATCTATTGAGCTAATCGAAGAAATTAAAAAAGAGATGAGTTCTGTTTTTGGCATTTCCATTGATTTGGCTGATAAAACAGGCATGGGTAAAACTGCTCAAAAATTCATTATCGATCGAACGATTTATGTCTAA
- a CDS encoding nucleoside deaminase, translated as MDKFLEAAIEEAQKGLDEGGIPIGAVLVIDGKIVGRGHNQRVQKGSAVLHAEMDCLENAERLSAGDYQRATLYSTLSPCDMCSGAILLYGIPKVVIGENQTFCGPEAYVRSRGVEVEVINNPKCRQLMESFIQNNPELWNEDIGV; from the coding sequence ATGGATAAATTTTTAGAAGCAGCCATAGAAGAAGCGCAAAAAGGGTTGGATGAGGGTGGTATTCCTATTGGTGCGGTTCTTGTGATAGACGGTAAAATCGTCGGGCGTGGTCACAATCAAAGAGTTCAAAAAGGAAGTGCTGTACTGCATGCCGAAATGGACTGTTTGGAAAATGCTGAGCGACTTAGCGCAGGCGATTATCAAAGAGCCACTCTTTACTCTACGTTATCTCCTTGCGATATGTGCAGTGGTGCCATTTTGCTTTATGGCATACCCAAAGTCGTTATCGGTGAAAACCAAACCTTTTGTGGACCAGAAGCGTACGTGAGGTCTCGAGGGGTAGAAGTTGAAGTCATCAATAACCCAAAATGTCGTCAACTTATGGAATCTTTTATACAAAATAATCCTGAACTTTGGAATGAAGATATTGGTGTATAA
- a CDS encoding SIR2 family NAD-dependent protein deacylase translates to MARVVIFSGAGISAESGLSTFRDTGGLWEKYRIEEICQAGCLSWNRENTLTFYDARREQLASVEPNAAHYALSKLQAKYPNDIAIITQNVDDLFERAGCKEILHLHGFLPRLRCEQCGTTHLIGYTKQERTFTCKNCGGSFRPDIVFFGEAAPMYEHLYEAMEECQFLVIIGSSGNVVAMDHFALHVKVSILNNLEPSNAINERVYTKVLHQKATEAVDEIVGDVERFLQG, encoded by the coding sequence ATGGCACGGGTTGTGATTTTCTCAGGAGCAGGCATCAGTGCGGAGAGTGGACTCTCCACCTTTCGCGACACGGGTGGACTGTGGGAAAAGTACCGCATCGAAGAGATCTGTCAGGCTGGCTGTTTGAGCTGGAACCGTGAAAATACCCTCACATTTTACGACGCAAGGCGCGAACAACTCGCCTCTGTAGAACCAAATGCCGCGCATTATGCTCTCTCAAAGCTTCAAGCAAAATACCCCAACGACATCGCCATCATCACCCAAAATGTCGACGATCTTTTTGAGCGAGCAGGGTGCAAAGAGATTTTGCACTTGCACGGCTTTTTACCTCGCCTTCGCTGTGAACAGTGTGGCACAACCCATCTCATCGGCTACACCAAGCAAGAGCGAACCTTTACATGTAAAAACTGCGGCGGCTCCTTTCGTCCCGACATCGTCTTCTTCGGCGAAGCCGCTCCAATGTACGAACACCTCTATGAAGCGATGGAAGAGTGCCAGTTTTTAGTCATCATCGGCTCAAGCGGAAACGTCGTTGCTATGGATCATTTTGCTTTACATGTAAAGGTTTCCATCCTCAATAATTTAGAGCCAAGTAACGCCATTAATGAGAGGGTTTATACCAAAGTATTGCATCAAAAAGCTACTGAGGCGGTGGATGAAATCGTTGGGGATGTGGAGCGGTTTTTACAAGGGTAA